The Danio aesculapii chromosome 7, fDanAes4.1, whole genome shotgun sequence DNA window cagttggaggggtgtggtaAATATGTAAACCACACCCAATTCCTAAAATGTACGTAATCTGATCatttaactgaagaaaaaaacaacaacaggaagtgcattttcagatttcaattaaagattttcaggcaaactatttttttcctaatgacatgcacagatgaattgttcaccacaaaactagcgatgtgagctaacaaaatcatacggttagttttgatttcttaggGACTTTAAGTAGCTACTCTCTCCCTTAAGTATTCATGCCCCTTTCTCTGACACTAGGAATTAAGCTATGGGGCACTCAAGTTTCACTAGATAATTTTTGAAATGGTTTTATAGCTAGATTTGAGTTAGCTGTGAACATGGTTTTGAATGACACACACCTCTCTGTACAAAGTATAATAGCTAAAAATGCATGCTTTAAAGAGACAGTAATTGATATCCTTTGGAATGAATGGTAAGAAGTAACACAAGAGGCTAATCAGGCAAGGCTAGGAAACGCAGTAGCTTAAAAAAGTCTCTCAGGAAACCATGGCTAGTTTCAACATCTTTGTGTCGCCTACTTTAACGGTGCAGTAGGATTAacatctttgtgtttaacagtgcAATGGGAAAAGAACTACAATACAGTAGCCATATCACTGTTAGTTCTCAAGATTCTGGTTATTTTCTACAATAAAGGGTCTATTATTGAAGAAAATAAGGATTATTCACGAAATCGGGattattgaaaatattattgCAGGATTAACAAACTTCGATCCTTACGTTTTTATGTTCATGAAAACAATCTTCACAATTGAAAACATTTGTCATGAATATGAATTTCTGAAGCCTAAATGCAATCAGCAAAGGTAAAAGTACCACTGTCATATGACCCTACCACAGACAACTATTGATCTTTATTTACACTCTAGTTGGAAAGTCAGCACTGGAATACcttaaaacatgacagaagaaaattacatttaatgtcACTATAACAAGCTCTGTACTGCAATTTGGCAATCACCATTTTCAAGACATAACAATTAGGCATAggatgataaccagtttcaaggtttaacACAGTTTGGAAtagtcaatgttttaaaaccgctaaaattttCTTTTATACCATTCctatgtgtttttttctttgtttttacgaCTATTTGAtctagttttttagggcaacagtatctcaacATGAAAAGCTACTGTTCAGCCCACAattcagcaaacatttgaaaatcaAATCACTTATACAACAACATTCAAGCATGCTATAGACCTAAAAAGTGCAGTGACTTTATATCCACAGGAAAGATGCAGTTTTTTCCCCAGaaacggtacggtttggtacagtatagtatattatGCATTTATGTCTGTTTTCACTGTCAAAGGTACTAAAATAGCAaaccatacactgaaaaaaaactttcgttcatacaaaaaaaataaataaataaatagggtaatggttcacatctatattttattacttgagccaatgaaaaataaataacttgttcAAAACAATATACTTTATGCCTAAGAAAACAATTTTATCTACACTggcacaaactgtatttttcttgTTGAAGAAAATTTATTAGTTTAAATTgtagatttaattaaaaaaaacgatGTTTTTGTTCTATCCAAACAAATATAGTTAgctccataaatattgggacattaacacaattctaacattttttggctctatacaccaacacaatggatttgaaataaaacgtacaggatgtgctttaactgcagactgtcagctttaatatgAGGgtgtttacatccaaatcaggtgaacactcATATCATATTACCATGCTATTGggatttttatccaaggttatcatactgccaGAATGTTAGAATGTAGCCCATGcctaataacaattaaaaaccttgatttaaaaaaatatggtaTTTTACTGTATGTTATAAACCACAAAactattttcagtcatttaaccAACAACCCATTCAAAACACCTAGATCCTGACATAATTGAATTGAAAGTCGTTCTCATTTATACCTATTTAGGAATTTTGCGAACTGTATATGCTATTTGCAATTTAGTGTTTTAATAAAGCTCTTGATATGTGTCTCAGTGCGGTTGTGACCAATGGAAATGAGCTGCTGATGCACTTTGTATCAGATCTGAGTGTGACGGCTGCAGGCTTCATGGCTCACTATAGGAGTGTTCCCCGTGGCTCCCGCACACCCACCGCTGGCCTGGACACAGTACACGGGCCACGGGTCAACACTTCCCCAAGTAAACCCACAGCCCCACCACAGAGAgtgaaacccaagccaacaccaAAACCCCCATCAAGACAATCTAAACCTGTACCACCACGACCAACTCCTAAACCCAGATCCAATCCTGCAGCCAAACCTAAACCTGTCAGACCTACTCCACCTACAAGAAGATCTGGGTCAAAAATCACACCAAAACCTGCAGTGAAAGTGACAGCAAAACCGGCGACGAAGCCTACACCTAAACCCGCCATTAGAACTCAACCAAAACCAACAAGTACAACAGCAAAGCCAGAAGTAAAGCCTGGAGTCAAACCAACAGCAAAGACCATCTCAAAACCTGGCAACAGAACAGCATCAAGAACAGGTACGCTGAAAAAAGACCCATTTAGTTCAACTAACTCAATTTTTTGGGATGTATTTTTACATTAGCTCAGTTAAACTGTGTAATTAGGAAATTAAGAAGTTTTTCAGCTGACAAATATAGCCATTTTAACGTATGATTAAACTAATTTATAGTagttgcttgtttattttttgccctaaTAATAAGACAAAGTGCACaattaaagtaaacaaaatactaattttacaccatgttaaaatactgtaaaaattatgacaaaaagtcatgacaataaATGCTTTTATACTACTTTAACCTAATTTATTAAGTTAACCAGGTTTCAACTAGATTTGTTTAAGCTAGACAAAGTTTAACGTAATATCTTTAGTCAGTTGGACTGATTTAAGTTAAGATGACTAGAACAGTTAATTTGATTTGACTGTAACAGAACAACACCATGAACAGGTGCgctgagaaaaacaaaaaacaaatacatttagttCAACTAACTCTTTTTACATTAGCTCAGTTAAACTGTCAAATTAGGAAATTTAGTAGTTTTCAGCTGACAAATATAGTCATTTTAACGTATGATTAAACTAATTTATAGTCCtagttgtttgtatatttttagccCTAATAATCAGACAAAGTGCACAATTAGCGTTAGATGAAATAATTTTACACCacgttaaaatactgtaaaaattatgacaaaaattcATGACAACAGAtgattttatgttactttaacttactttattacattaatcaggtttcaactaaatttgttttaatatgtttagtCAGTTTGGCTGATtaaagttgagatgactagaaaagtttatttgattcaaagTTTATTTGATTCGACTGCAACAGAACAACATCAAGAACAGGTATgctgaaaaaacaaagaaacaaacacatttagttcaactaacatttttttttagatatcttTTTACATTAGGTCAGTTAAACTGTGTGTAATTAAAAAATGAAGTaatcatattttagtcagtttgactgatttaagttAAGATGACcagaaaagtttatttgattaaactaaaaaatgaaggcagtttttttgtttacagtgtaggaagAGTTACTCTTAGAACAACTGTAAGTTATGGCCCTTTCCACTGAGTTGTGCGGTTTGGTACTACAGTATAGTACACATTTATGTCTGTTTTCACTGTCAAAGGTAGCAAAATAGTGAACCATACACTTCTGCTTTTTGACAAGGGTAGTACAATAGCACAATCAGGGCTTTCTGATCAATATTTCTTACATaactagccactcaccattttcactaaCCACAATTTTGGTTGTTGGGAAAATATCTTTTATATGCAtacatttgactttggcatgctaaaatcaCTAGAGAATTACTTGATGAagtaaaattacttgatttagattttgtgttatatccacatgcctcctcattcatttcacttttttttttgtgttgtgacgTTGCTcagtgtgcatgagcaaatgggttgtgcttTCATAGTGTTTCACtgctattagtttttatttcacttttcagagctcaacacTAAGAacttaacaattttttttctggccacaccaaaaataaataattatttcttagccacaaattttaaataatgtgtgaaaacaaatgaaatatagctgtatacatacacttttattaaaaataataaataataaaataaaacatttgacatttaataaaaaaatatagtcaTGTagtaaaactatgcacagtagtcTGTCCGGGGAGATCACAGAGTAACTTCACATTAATGGTCAGTATTTACtactattaaagcaatgttattgtaaatgatgataattaaaccacattcacaaaaataactgtaagcaaaagaaagcaggccAAACCGCGTGCGATAATGAAAGGATCACTTTCATGATCACAGCTGAAATCTATCCGCATTTGGTGTGTTGACGAATGTTAGTACAATGCCAAAAGTTGAACTAGAATCACTGTTGAATGATACTGGTTTAAAAGAAATGGTAACCAATGATTGTAACCAGCCAGGGAATGCAGGCAACTTCAACACAGgatgtactgtagcattttaaaTGTCGAAACATGAGATCGTAATAATACAACGGCATGCAGCATTGAACCAAGTTCAAACTAAACTTATCATCTTCTTGTGACAAACAGACACATGCCAAAAAGAAAGAACGTGATCTGAATCATGTCCTCTATTGTTGTTTAAAAGGCCAATCACAATCACAGCTTCCTCCCTCTTTTTGTGCATGTTTACCGTGCGTATAGAGAATGAAAACTTTATGGATATGCAGTTTAATGCATTCTGGGAATTTGAGACACAGGAACCTGGATCCCATTGATGTAATCTGGTTTTTTGCATCTGTTATGTAGAAAAATGACCACACACTCTCTTGCTTGCACCTGGTCTGGTGTGCATGTGCTTGTTCAATTCATAATATACTGTCACACTGGGTATTATGATGGAATTATAATGCCATTATAATGTAATGCCACCATAATGCCATCATAATGTCGTATTAATCTGATAATAGGTATTATAGGGTCATAGTATTCCAATTTCAAAGTTGAATTATAGAGCTGGGTGATAGgtcaaaaatgcaatctcgataattactTTCCATtttgaacaataacaatatatatttcaacatatgttgttaatgcttccagatttaaaagagtaccccaacaaccACTTAAGCCACAAAAAATTGAGAGTtcattaaatagcataacatattttcggccgacacattttttggtaaaaacagtccagagcttatcattgttattgacatacattttattgcgattcaatataatatcatttatcagcccagccctattGTATTATGACGTCATGGTCGATATTGCTGCACCATAATCAAACTGTATGATATCTAAATGACAATTATGATGTCATAATCATCATGGGTATAATAATGTCAAATTGTATTTGTGTTATGATGGCATAATGGGTTTCACAATGCCATTTTAGGTGACACTTTAGTATAGGgtccaattctcactattaagcAGTTCCATATTAgcatgcttattattaagatattgtctacatattagcacttataaagtatattctgcatgatcttattctacatccctaatcctacccaatagcAAAACCCAActacattaataactattaataagcaatgAAATAGGAGTTTATTCAAGCAAAAGTCATTAAAACTGTGTTAATGGCAAGCAATTaatccttaaaataaagtgtgaccgcatTTTCGCATGGCTTCATAATGGCATTATGATGTCATCTAATATGATAACTATACATAACAGTTGACTTCAAAAGTTACACAATTTGTCAGAAGACCATTAAAGCTTGTAATCTAAATTTGACTCAGTCTCAACTTCATTATcccgtttagggaaactaaaattgcagcaagatgccataacacaggcgaagttccatgtacacattaacaaGGTATTACCACACAACGTACAATACATCATTTTTTAGGTACATCTCCCTCCCCCgtggactcatttaatgacctaatggtCACCATTATAAAAGACTTTCTAGTTCtttttgtcctgcaaataggaactctaaaacgacgtcctgatggcagcagctgaaGCACAGAGTACAATgggtgatccggggtgcataggataccctgagctctctttaaaacataattatgatAAATTATCATTGGACCAGTTTGGATAAAACCGATCATCCTGCCTGCCACTCcaggctactcaacctgttcttatttgacaaACTCAGGTTatcaaatttgtacatttttcttgattttagcatttaaaatgaTGATAGAACCCCATTATATGTCTGACTATATTGCAAATTTGTATTTTTCTCAATGTGTGCTGGAATAAATGTATATCATTTAGTACTAAAGGCATATCAAGTATATCCTTTTCTctctcactttattttatttttcatcctTTTCATCCCAGCCTCAACAGGCAATCCTCTGTGTTCCCTACCATGCAAGAGAATAGGCACGATGGTGACCCGCTTCTGCCCCAGTCATTTTGGTGAGTTGCTTCATTTATGTTCCTTTCATTCTGCTATTTCTGTCTACTTAATTTCCTCCTGATTGCCTGTCACTGTCATGGACCCCATGGGCTTTTCTCTAGACACTCAATCGGAGGCTTTTAGTGCAGGCAGCTGTTCGAACAGTAATGACAGTGTAACGACAGAGTAATTATTAGAGCAGTGCTTACAGCAAACAGCTAATGTAACTGTCAAGaaactaaactaataataataataataataataatagaaatgactttattatttaatttatatttaataataaattataattataaattctaataataaagtttaattaaataatgtattgaattgtattgataataagctaaaattggccgtagtgtatgtgtgtgaatgcaggagtgtatgggtgtttcccagtgttgggtcgcggctggaagggcatcttctgtgtaaaacatatgctggataagttggtggttcattccactgtggtgactaagctaaaggaaaatgaatgaatgaatgaatgaatgaatagtgttgataatgtaactaaaattaatgtaataaaatgttaaatattaactaatataaacACCTACActaataattgtataatgatggttattcaatattttaataatgactttaacagttaagatttataaataattctgaattaaaaatgttttgttgatttACTTGTGAGCAGTTTTCATCTCTCTTTGCTTGTCTTGCAGTGTTGACAGGTAAAGTGACATCTCTGAGCCCTGGATCTCAAGGAAGTGCAGAAGTGGAGGTGTCCATCATAAAGGTCTACAAGGCAGGCAGACTTCACTTGAGGAAGAGAGGACCCAGCACATCTGCCACACTCACAGCCACATGCAGTAAATGTCCAGTCCTGCGAAAAGGTGAAAGAAACACACTATAAAACAGTTCAACCTCAAGCATCTGTTCATGACTCGTCTTCTGCCACTGTAGCATTTAGGAATATGTCACAGGTTCATAGTTTTCATCTTTTCACTGACCCCCTTAATGTTTAATAATCATTATGACTTTTCTTAACAGGAATGAACTATGTGCTGATGGGCCATGTGAATGATGATGGTCTTGGCATTTTGAACCCCTCCAGCTTCGCCCTACAGCATAAGGCAGTGCATGATAGAGCGCTGGCTAACCTGGCAAAGAAAGCATGCTGACCTCACAGCTATAACCCGACCAAACACAATGAGGGAAACAAGCTGAATCCCACTTGTCCTGCTGGTTCACTTTATTCATGAGATCAAAATCAGGCAGGAAGAGGTGAAATCTAATAAACTCAATccttaattaagaattttgcatcTTTTTTATATAACTGGAAGCGTGCTATATGAAAAACAAGAATAGAATATTTTAATACAGAAGATTTATAAATCTTTGTGATGTTATACCGGATCATGTTCAGGGTATATACATGATCAAATTTCCAGGTTTGTTTACTGTGTTTGTATTATTAGGCTATTGGGTTTGTTTAATATACtatacaaacatttttaatataacacCATTTGTTGATCATTAGTTATAATGCTAATTATAATGCTTAATTAAAGATGGTATAATCTAcatgaattgtgttttattattatttttacttttaatcatagctaaattactttaaataatctTTGATATGCACACAATATTATTAACCATTAGTCactgttattatttttctgtttgatatCTGGAGggtgtctttttattttataaatggcaTTAATATGTGGCcatgtaaaataactgttttatatatatatatatatatatatatatatatatatatatatatatatatatatatatatatatatatatatattcaaaggtactttattcctgtgatggcaaagctgtcAGCAGCCATTCCTTCAATCTTCAGTGTCAGAAGATGTTTCTGTCATTTTCTTTttcgacaaactattttattaatgtcattaataatgttggaaacagttgtgctgcttaatatttctgaaaaccattTAATGAAAGTTCATAATAAAAGCACTTCTTGAAATAGAAATTGTTTGTATCATTGTAAGTGtatcccagacgagcccccatTTTTTATGATCCCACAGAGATCATAACTAATGTTTAAATGCACAacatgttcttggagcttcatatgattacagctgAATCACTGATTACCTGTAAAatcaacacacagacacaaaaatgGCCGACAGGGATATCATACCCTCCCCACAAGACAGAAACCTCAAAAGCTgccacagttgaagtcagaattattagccccctttgattttttttctttattaaatatttcccaaattatgtttaacagggcaaggaaattttcacagtatgtcttataatattttttttattctggagaaagtcttatttgttttatttcggctagaataaaagcagtttttaatcttttaaaaaacattttaaggtcaaaattattagcccatttaagcttttttttcaaaagtctacagTACAACccattgttatacagtaacttcctaatcaccctaacctacctagttatctaattaacctagttaagcctttaaatgtcactttaagctgtatagaagtgtcttgaaaaatatctagtcaaatattatttactgtcatcatggcaaagataaaataaatcagttattaatactattgtttagaaacatgttgaaaaaatctgctgtctgttaaacagaaaatgcaggccgatgtgtacgctttttgagatctcaaatatcccttgagtgccatttgcgcctgctgttctaatgtaaatccaccagatgctgctgtcgattgactgactTGCTGACTAACCAcgatttcagattttaccacattttcaccgttatttacttgtttatttcatttttttggcttttatttttgtcttacccgctttctggaaccattcttcaccgaaCTCCATCGTCGCGGACAACTCCACTCCACAAGTCCGGCAATGTATGCGGTGAGccacaggacaaactggtaacagtaggaaagccgtccatacagaggtcagtggtcagctggtaagcgcgaaaaggaacgacatCCTACCGCccctagcgttcgttttaaaggtgaaatgcagtcatacatacCTATGACTACATAATTcccgatctccagaaatatataaaggggtacgttttcagaatgagcctatgttgctcaTGTCTGCCTGATTTGCTGGAATTTTCCACAATCTGAAATGTTGTggcttttattctcttttttcacctatgttaagctgctttggtaCAATCGACATGGTCAAAGgtgatatagaaataaatattaattttatttttaaatcactgaATACCTCTGTGCCACTTTGCACATTAAATTGTCACCTCTGCACAGAAATTGCtctgggggagaaaaaaaaatatacagcaaagaatcacataataataatagctaatactattataataataattaatactttttatCTATTAATTGCATCTTactgaatacattttaatgtattgttaaaaacatttttattcatcaTCAACATTTGTTTGTAATTTAAACTTGGCTACTAACAGTATAGTAACCATCATGTCATGACATGTATGCTTTAACAACAAGGTGCAAAGAACCACAGAGGATTTCCCCCATGAACTAAGTGTTCCAAGGGCAATGGCACACAAAGCGCTGTATGTCTCCATCAAGTGGACACGTCTAGTATGAGGTGCTGTGGTTAATGTCTGCAGTGTGCTGGAAATCAGCCAAGGAAGAAAGCAATGGAAAATATATCCCTTACTTCACTTCACTGCCACACTCAAGGTATCTGTACAGCTCTCTCTGACAGTCTGACGTCACTGCTGCATATCCAGGATACATTCATGTGTTTAGTGCCTTGCTGATTCATTATATAAAGCACAAATCTGGTCAGACATACAGTAGGGAAAGGAGAGGTGGGGGAGGGGTGTTCTATGACATAAGAGTCCCAGCTGCTCCTGTTACTCAGCATtagtcacacacacaaatacacacggATATGTAAATGCAAATACAGGCAAATTCACACCTGCAGACCTGCAAATGTGGAGGATAACCTTCTACTAAAGGATTTTTCAGCTTAATGTTTAACTCAAAGCACATTTCTATTTGTGATTTATACTGTACTTACACTTACTACATAAAAAACATgcactttttttaaacagcacacaTGTACATATTCTTTTATTACAAAAGAGGCAGAGTTGAttcatcatttatatttattgatcTCTATTGTCATCTTTGATACAGTTTGAAAGATAATTGAAGCagaacaataatgataataataataataataataatatatatatatatatatatatatatatatatatatatatatatatatatatatatatatatatatatatcctaaagATTTATGTTTAAGACCATATCTTataataaataagatatattataaTGATCTACGAAAGTAAACCATGGTTATTAACTCACACTACAGCAGTGGGCATACATGTACAGCATAATTTCCAGTGCATTAAGATCGGTCTTCTCCCCTGAGAACTACAACTGTTCTAGACAAACTCTTCTAGAACTAGAATCTCTACTCAACCAGTTTCAAACATATAGTATTTAAGATTTATATTTTGGTATTTTCTTCAGAGTGAATATTTTTGATGTCTAGTCCACGGGTGCCCAAAgatagtcctggagggccggtgtcctgcacagtttagttccaaccccaagaAGACACgcttgaaccagctaatcaagctcttcctaggtatactagaaacatccaggcaggtgtgttgaagaaagttggaaataaactatgcaggacactggccctccaggaccgagtttggacacccctggcctagtcCAACACAATCTTACAGCAACtgaataactattttacattaataatttttattaatttcataaaaactgcacattttctTAAATGAGATAAGAAGTATTAATATTGTAAGAATGTTTAcaatttagccactaaatcatcAAAATGTAAATTAGTTATGTTTCTGTGAGACTGAAGTAGTACTGTACATTTGTATTgtaaagtataatatatatatgtgtgaggTGTTAGAACAGCATAAGAACAGCAATATGATAGCAATTAGACCTGCacgataataaataaatgatatggtTGGTCCAACAATGCTATCAAAATTGCTGAAACCTTTACATTTTTCTAAAGATTTGTGCAATATTATGGACAGCCGGTGttttgacattttatcctacTCATCAGATTACGCTACCAACACAGTATTTAAATGGTtctgaggttagggttagggattaggtTTGTTAggtattacagcttcatatcacactactccccATTAAAAATTACACTGATAGCAAAATCttatgggtagcatattgcgtcattAAAATGTGCTACCtgctttttgaatgggaggtaggacaatctgacaaggtaggacaacggattcaatattttaaaacaggACAAAAATGTACATTGGGTCCCTATCAAAATCACAGATTAGCTCAGAAACGTTATGTAAATTGTGCAAATTATATACTCTTTCTAGATTTTAACAGTACGCTTGTGCAACACAGTGCAATGTAACAAATGCTGTGTGTCATTACATGATACAAAGTGTATGAGGCTTTAAAAACGCAAAGATTATTGTCGAATAATGAATGATTCCCTGTGAATGatgaaatacatattaaaaaaaaaacaaaaaaaaacactagaacaTGTCCTTGCACCTATTGCAACTATTCGGCCTGCCTGACTTTGAAACATGAGGACAGAACAACAAAGACATAACATCTTTTTAGACATCCACAACATCTGATTCACTAATCACCTCGATTTGTCATTCACATCAACAGAGGATCAAGTTCACACAGGATTTCACAAATGTTGTTCAACTACACCATACTCTTAGACTAAATAATCTTTATGTTTTGTCAACAAGAGTTTTACTAAAGCACTTAAAACACTCTCTTACAGGAGCACCGCTTACTGAAAGCCTCTGATTGGTTGAACCAAATTCAACCAGCCAGTAGAAAAAACTGTGACAAGTCAAGGCTGTAaacaatacaacatttgaatacaGCCAGCAGCTAGTAGCACTTTCTAGACCTGCCCCTGAACTAAAGTATTAATAATGAAGATTTACCAGACAATTCTGTGTAGCCCATGACTACAGTTAACCTGTGTCTTTAAAACTGGcctttacagtaaaaacagtactTGCTGATATGTTCTTCAACAACGATATGGCTTCGTTTTGCTTTCAGTTCCCCCACCAAGACCTTTAACCAAATGTCAAGTCATAGAAAACTGTATACAATCAAAGCAATGCATAGTTACAGTAGATTAGAACACAATTACTACCCATGTTGTGGCATTATTAAAAGTCTACAActgatattaataatagtatcccatgaaaatataataatctgtgaaatgttttgttgtttagcATTACAGTGTGATAAAGCAGCTCGAATCCCCACCCCTCTCATTTCCCTTTGCCTCAAACGCTTTGGCTGAATCTATTTGTGTTCGTATGCACTTCACTTCCTGTTTAAAGGGTTTGTTAAAACGAGGGAGGAAATGTGAGCAGCAGATGAGAGAAAAAGCGAGACAATGACAGCTACGACAAAGAGAATTCTAATAATGAAGAGTGATCAAATGCAAGGTGCTCTAGTAAAAGCTCATTAATGCATCTTTTTAAGATTTCTCTTGAGAAGACTGTTGAGAACATTCTGGAACTAAAAATAAGTTCAACAATACAGTCCCTGGGGAGCAAATGTGGACGAGTCGGCTTGCTGATTACAGCTAGCTAGGACTTTGACCACCCCACATAAAAATAACAGACTCCCTCTGCAATCCTTACAATGAAACTTGCTAAAACATTCACATTTTTCATCAAGTAATGCCTATTGAGAACTTCTCTTATCTGTGACCATAACACACtgaaagtttctttcctctgcagaatgcaaaataagacattttaggaACATTTTGTTGCGATCtgatcac harbors:
- the pcolceb gene encoding procollagen C-endopeptidase enhancer b, which translates into the protein MWAAVCVCHLGLLFLGLGWVHGQSQTNYTRPVFLCGGHLVTDSGFVASEGFPSHYKANSKCTWYITVPEGHVVMLQFRIFDLEADPTCRYDYVDVYNGHSYTVQKLGRFCGTFRPGALISTSNTMMLEMASDSSTGGRGFLAYFSGGKPHVDEHQFCGGRLTKPQGSVKTPNWPESDYPAGISCSWHISVESNMVIEVKFEKLDLELDTYCRYDYVTLFNGGETDDSRRIGKFCGDTVPDAVVTNGNELLMHFVSDLSVTAAGFMAHYRSVPRGSRTPTAGLDTVHGPRVNTSPSKPTAPPQRVKPKPTPKPPSRQSKPVPPRPTPKPRSNPAAKPKPVRPTPPTRRSGSKITPKPAVKVTAKPATKPTPKPAIRTQPKPTSTTAKPEVKPGVKPTAKTISKPGNRTASRTASTGNPLCSLPCKRIGTMVTRFCPSHFVLTGKVTSLSPGSQGSAEVEVSIIKVYKAGRLHLRKRGPSTSATLTATCSKCPVLRKGMNYVLMGHVNDDGLGILNPSSFALQHKAVHDRALANLAKKAC